Below is a window of Isachenkonia alkalipeptolytica DNA.
ATTCATATTGAGTACAACCACACAAGGAACAAGAGCACCTACACCTTAAGGACTTTATTACCGGAAAAGTGGCATGAAAACTACACATTTTATGTTAATGACCAAAAGAAGTCTCTTGACGCTAAGGTGGGAGAGCTTGATAAGATTGTCCTTTATAAAGAGGGGAACAGCGAAAATAGGGACCTAAAAGAGGGAGAAAACCCTTCAAAAGAAGTGATGGAAAAAAAATTTTTAGAAACTAATAAAGGAATGGGGAGAAACTTTGACCGGAAGGAAAGCGAAAAAAAGGATTCCGTTAAAAATCGGAAGCGAATAAAAATTCATGTTAATAAAAATCCGGTTGAGATTTTGACGAATAAATGGCCGGTGATTTTCACTGATATCTTTGATCATATCGACTTTGATCGCAAGGAAGCGAAAGGAAAGCTTGTGATGACGTTGAATGGAAGAAGAGCCGGTTTTTTGGATGAATTACAAGAAGGAGACCATGTAGAGATATATTGGACATAAAAATTTGGAGGCATAAAAATGGATATGCGACTATATGATAAAGACGTGGATTGTCCGGTTTGTAAAAATTCATTTACAACTAAAAAAACCAGAAATCGACGACTGAAGGTAATAAAACGCCATGAAGACTTTTTTGTAGAATATGAAGGAATCAGTCCCATCCATTATCATGTTTGGGTGTGTCCTGAATGCGGATACAGCGCTACGGAATCAGAGTTTGATAATATTACAAAACAAGAAATACCAATTATACAGCAGGGGATATCTTCGAAGTGGATAAAGAGAAGCTATGGAGGAATCCGTTCCCTGGAAGATGTGGAAAGCGCTTATAAATTGGCTTTGGCAACTGCGGCCTTGCTTCAAAAAAGTCAGGGTTACATCGGAGGGCTTTGCTTAAAACTGGCTTGGACCTACCGGGAAATGGGGTCGGATAAAGAGACGGTTTTTATGGAAAATGCTTTGAAAGCCTATAGTAAAGCCTATGAAAATGAGCCTTTACCCATCGAAACCATTGAAGAGGTGCCCATGATCTATTTGATCGGAGAACTAAACCGAAAGCTCGGAAATTACCAACAAGCCATTAACTGGTTCGGGAAAGTAGTGGATCACAAGGAGATAAAATACCATCGGAATATTAAACTGAAAGCCCGGGAACAATGGCGTCTGGCAAAGGAAGCCTACAATCAAAAAAGAAAGGCCTCTCAGGAGTGTCCTTAGGAAAAGCCTTTCTTTACTATTCTTTTCTAAAAAAGCAATTAAGATTTTTGAATACAGTCGGGACAGTAGCCATAAAAGTTTAGCTGTTGTTTTTCAATTTGGTAACCGGACAGGGCTTCCACCTGTTGGCCAAGATCGGAGAACGGATGCTCATCAAGATCTTCTACTTTCTTACAGTTCGAACAAATGAGGTGGGGATGGGGTTTGGAGTTGCCATCATAGCGAAAACTGTTTTCCTCCACATTAATCGCCTGAATCAAGCCGAGGGATACGAATAATTCTAAGGATTTGTAAACTGTTGCTAGGCTGATTGTGGGATACTTGGGAGACAGTTGTTTGTAGATGGTCTCCGCATTGGGATGGGTTTTGGTGTCTTTAAGGGTTTCGTAAATAGCAATACGTTGAAGGGTGACCTTACAGTCATTTTCTTTCAAAGTTTCGATCAGTTTGTTCATGGTTACACCACCTTTTAAATTTTAAACGATCATAACGGATTCTTTATATTAAGTATAAAACAACGTTAAAGCTTTGTCAATTTCAATAGATAAATAATCTTAAAAGAATATGATTTTTATTACAGATAAATCCAAAGTGAAAGAAATAGGTGATCAAATGAATACGGTTTCTTTACAACCCTGTGATCAATATCAGTATCTGGAAGTGAAAGAGGCTATAAATAAAAACATTGAAGATTTAGGAGGGCTTACCAAGTATGTAAAACCAAAGGAAAAAATACTGTTAAAACTAAACCTGTTGATGAAAAAAAATCCTGAGGAAGGGGTTACCACACATCCAATATTTGTAAAAGCTTTGGGAGATATCCTTAAAGAATATGGCTGTGATATTATTATTGCAGACAGTCCCGGGGGACCCTTTAACAAAACCTTGCTCCGGGGGGTTTATAGAGTCTGCGGAATAGAAGCAATGGCAGAGCATAGTGGCTTTGAATTAAACTATAATACAGCGGAAATTACAAAACCCAACCCCGGTGCTGAAATATTAACGGATATCACTGCTATAGAAGTGCTTGAACAGGTGGATAAAGTGATTTCTGTATCAAAACTGAAGACCCATGGGATGATGAAGTTTACAGGAGCGGTAAAAAACATGTATGGAATTGTTCCTGGGCTGATCAAAGCGGAGTATCACTTTCAGTACCCGGAACTGAAAAACTTTTCCAATATGTTAGTGGATGTCTGCAACTATAAAACCCCGGTACTTTCATTTATGGATGGTATTATAGGAATGGAAGGGGAAGGGCCTTCCGCTGGGGATCTTAGAAAAGTAGGGGCAGTGATTGGTTCATCCAGCCCCTATGCTTTAGACGTTGTGGCCTGTCAGTTGGTTAATATCGATCCTTTCACAGTTCCTACAATACTGCGATCTGTTGAAAGAGGGCTGCTTGATCAGGACTTTGCTAAGATAAATATCCAGGGGATCCTTCCTGAAAACTTTATGTTAGAACCGTTCAAAACACCGGATATTGTTGATCTGAATTTTGCAAAAGGGAGGGTCCCTCAATTCTTGGAGGGTCCCATAAACAGTGTTTTATTACCAAAACCCACTTTTGATCATGAGCAGTGTATTTCCTGCGGGGACTGTGCAAAAGTCTGTCCGGCCCAAGTGATCCGAATGAAAAATAAAAAACCCTATGCAGATTTGAGGAACTGCATAAGGTGTTTTTGCTGCCAGGAATTATGCCCTGTTAAAGCAGTACATGTCAAACACTCTTTACTAAAAAGATTATTTTTTAGTGGGAAGAAAGATTAGTACTGTAGAATAAAATGCTCCAATGGATGGGCAATGCTTTGAAAAATTTCCGGAAAGTTACATTGGGACTTATATTCCTTTGTTATGGAATAATTCTTACGAAAGTGAAGAGGGAACATTATTTTCGGTGTAATTTCTTTTAAGAAAGCATTGCCGGCCAGGGCATAGAACTCCTCAAGTCTTGGGTCTATGGGAACAAAGCCGATATCCAGCGTTGAGTTCTTCGCAATCAAATGGTTTTTGAGTTTATTGATTTCTGCTAAAAAGTCTTTCTTTTCCTGCAACTTCTCTTCTTCGGAGAAATTTTTCCAATGCCACCAGTTTAAATCTCCGCTGTGAAAGATTAATTTGTTTTCTGGGGGAATTTCAATTAAGTATGAAACCCCTTGGTCCGTAGAGCCAAAGGTCTTGACTCGTAAACCGTCAATTACAAAGTCCTGATAAGACCGGCAAAGGGTGATGTTGCTGTGAGCCTGATGATATGTCTTTAAATCGTCGCTGAACACATATCGGGTCATGCCCTGTGAACTTTGAAAATCTTGAGTGAGGATCTTTTGGGTAAAGTGGTCGGGATGACCATGGGTTGCGAAATAATAAAAATCCTTATGCCCATGATGTCGTAGAAGCTTTAAAAATTCTTTTTCATCAAATGCGCCGTTTTCATGAAAATAATCGAAGATAAGAAGTTTTTCTTCGGTTTCAATCATTACCCCGCTGTGGTAAATATGAGTGATATTAAAGGTGCTTTGATTTTCAGGAGTGTTCATTGTTACCCACCGCCTTTATGAAATAGTTTTAAAGAATATACAATAAATCATACCCATTTATTTAAGCTTTATAGACATTTATCCCGGGGTAGAGTAAAATGTTGTATTAGTAATCCCGCAAGAATTAAGTAATTAAGAAGCAGATTATAAAGGAGATGGATCATGTCGTTGAATATCGTATTATTAGAACCGGAAATCCCTCAAAACACCGGTAATATCGCTAGAACCTGTGTCGTAACCGATACCACTTTACACATCATCGGGCCTATTAAGTTTTCCCTCGAAGAAAAGGCAGTAAAACGGGCGGGCCTCGATTATTGGAGTTCTTTAAAAGTTTATTACTACAAAAACTATCAAGAATTTAATCAGAAGCATCAGGATAAAAACATCTTTTATGCAACGACCAAAACTCATCGCCTCTACAGTGATGTCAATTATCAAAGCTATGAGGATCTGTATATCATGTTTGGAAAAGAAAGCAAAGGGATCCCTGAGAAGATTTTAAGAGAAAGTCCTGAAAACAATATCACCATACCCATGATGCAAATTGAAAAAGCCCGTTCCCTTAATTTATCGAATGCATGCGCAGTCGTGATTTATGAAGTATTAAGGCAATGGAACTTTCCTATGATGTTGAAAGAGGATTCGGATTTTTAGGTGGAGAATAGAGGAAATTAATATTAAAAAGAAGTTCGTTAAAAAAATATTAAAATTTCATTAAAAGTTATTGCTCTTTTAAATTATCTATATTATAATGACTGTGAAGTTAAAAATTCATAGCAGAACACTGGATGAAGAGTGTGGGAGAGACTCGGGAAACAACCCGGGCGCCGAAGGAATAAACTAAAAACCCCATTTTTTAGTGAATCTCTCAGGCAAAAGGACCGTACTTGGACAGTTCTCTGGAAAGCACATAAAGTGCACCGAAGGAGCAAAGCCCAAGACATTTTGGGAATAAACTCTCAGGTAAATCGAACAGAGTGGATTATGCAACCGGGCGTTGTCATAGTTCCTCTGTTTTTGTTTGTATAAATTGAAAGAAATTTCTTTCAAAAAGAAAAGGAGGGTGGGCGTGAATTATTTGCTTGTAACCAATAATCCTTTAGTAAAAAGCATGTATCAAAACAGAAAATTCCTGCTATATCTTGATGGAAGTTACCTGGAGGTTTTATACTATGCCCGGGACCAAATTCATAAAGGGCACGAACTTTTATCTCATCCTCTTTCGGGAAGTATTAAGCCAAATGAAACACCGTATAAAAGTCTTCTTATTTCAAGGAAGGCAAAATCCTTGAATTACCAATCGGTAACAATGATTGAAGACAGTATAGAAACCACAAAAAAATTTTTTTCTATTCAAGACCGCACCCAAGGTCTTAGGCAAGATCTTTTAAGTGATTTTCAGGAAATTGATTATCATTTAATCAAAGGAGCTTTAGAGTCAGCGAAGTAGTCGGCGTTTCAAGCATAAGCTTGAGTATATATACTTATGAAAACCATCAAAAATCAAATCAAGGGGTGAAAGCATGGAAAAAATTTATGACGTTATTATTATTGGCGCAGGACCTTCAGGTTTAACCGCAGGATTATATGCAGCAAGGGATCGAATGTCTACCCTAGTATTGGAAAAAGAGAAGCCCGGCGGCCAAATCGCCACCACCGATGAAGTTGCCAACTATCCAGGGTCCATTGAAAATGCCACAGGGCCGGATCTAGTAGCAAGAATGGTGGAACAATGTAAAGAATTTGGTGCAGAGATTGAAAAAGACACCATTCAAGAAGTTAACCTAGAAGATAAAATCAAAGTTCTTACAGGAGATAAAGGAACGTATAAAGCAAAATCTGTAATTGTAGCGACGGGTGCAACTCCACGAAAACTAGGTGCTCCCGGAGAAGTTGAGTTAACGGGTAAAGGGGTTTCCTACTGTGCGACTTGTGATGCAGATTTCTTCAGTGACTTTGAAGTGTTTTGCATTGGAGGCGGAGACTCTGCCGTGGAAGAAGCCATCCACTTATCAAAATTCGCCCGAAAAGTTACCATTGTCCATCGACGTGAAGAACTAAAAGCGGCGAAGTCAATTCAGGAAAAAGCTTTTAAAAATGAGAAAATTGACTTTATCTGGAACACGCAAGTTAAAGAGATTAAAGGGGACGGCATGGTAGAATCTATTGTGTTTGAAAACCTGAATACTGGGGAAGTTACTGAACACGAAGCAGATGAGGAAGACGGAACTTTTGGAATCTTCATATTTGTAGGTTACATTCCAGAAACCGATTTATTTAAAGGAAAAATGGAGTTATCTAAGGCGGGATACATTATTACAAATGATAATATGCATACCGACATACCGGGAGTATTTGCAGCGGGGGATGTTCGTGAGAAAACCCTAAGACAGGTAGCTACTGCCGTAGGAGATGGAGCTGTTGCCGCTATCCAAGCGGAAAAATATATTGAACACGCTTTTGAAGAATAGTTAAGGTTATATTTCACTTCTTAGTGAATTATATAATAAAAAATAAATAAAGCCTAAAATCAACCCTTTCAAGGAGGTGAATGAAATGCTAGCTGTAGATAAGAGCAACTTTGAAGAAGAAGTATTGCAAGAAGAAAAAACAGTTTTAGTAGATTTCTGGAGCGAAGGTTGTGAACCTTGTAAAGCCTTAATGCCGGATATTGAAGCCTTAGAAGAGGTCTATGGAGATCAAGTGAAATTTGTAAAGCTTGATACAACCAAAGCCAGAAGATTGGCGATCAAACAAAAAGTTTTAGGGCTTCCTACCATTGCCATTTATGAAAATGGAGAGAAGAAAGAAGAGGTTACTAAAGATGAAGCTTCTAAGGAAAACGTAGAAGCGATGATTAAAAAGTTTGTTTAAGGTTTTAGAAGGCCTGTAGAGATGGCTTTGCAGGTCTTTAATTAAAAAGGGAGGTGAAGGTTTTGAAGCTTAAGTTAGGCAGAATTTTTATTGAAGATGTGAAGTTTGGTGATACTACAAAGGTTGAGAACAAAACACTTTTTGTTAACAAAGAAGAAATGTTAGAGGCTATTGGTGGAGATGAGCATATTGAATCCATTGATATCGATATTACCCATCCAGGAGATGAAGTGCGAATTACACCGGTAAAGGATGTAATCGAACCACGGGTGAAAGTTGAAGGACCCGGAGGGATTTTTCCAGGAATGTTAAGCAAAGTGGACACCGTCGGTAGCGGTACAACTCACGCACTTAAAAATGTTGCAGTAGTTACTGCGGGTAAAATTGTAGGTTTTCAGGAAGGGATTATTGATATGTCCGGCCCCGGAGCAGAATATTCTCCGTTTTCTCAAACCCATAATGTAGTTGTTGTGGCAAACCCGGTAGAAGGTGTGAAGCAGTACGATCATGAAGAAGCGGTAAGAACCATCGGATTTAAAGCCGCTCAGTATTTAGGAGAACTTGCTAAAGAACTTGAGGCCGATGAAGTTCAAGAATATGAAACTAAACCGCTATTAGAGTCCGTTGAAGAATATCCGGATTTACCGAAAATCGGATATGTGTACATGCTTCAAACACAAGGCTTGCTTCATGACACCTACGTCTATGGCGTGGATGCAAAAAAAATTGTGCCCACACTGCTATATCCCACGGAAATCATGGATGGAGCTATTGTCAGTGGGAACTGCGTTTCTGCTTGTGACAAAAACCCAACCTATGTACACTTAAATAATGGGATTATTGAAGATCTTTATGAAAAACATGGTAAAGAGATCAACTTTGTTGGGGTGATTATTACCAATGAAAATGTTTATCTTGCGGACAAAGAGCGATCTTCCAATTGGACCGCAAAGCTTACGGAATATTTAGGTTTGGACGGGGCCATTGTTTCTCAGGAAGGCTTTGGAAATCCTGATACGGATTTGATTATGAATTGCAAGAAAATTGAAGAGAAAAATGTGAAAACCGTAATTGTTACCGATGAATATGCAGGAAGGGATGGCGCGTCCCAATCTTTAGCCGACGCGGATCCAAAAGCCGATGCGGTGGTAACCAACGGAAATGCTAATGAAGTGATTCTTCTGCCTCCGATGAAAAAAATTATTGGAATGACCGACTACGTAGATTCCATTGCAGGAGGATTTGATGGAAGCCTGCGGGCCGACGGCAGCATTGAGGTTGAAATACAAGCAATCACCGGAGCTACCAACGAAACCGGCTTTGTGAAATTAACCAGTAAGGGAAATTAATTTCAAAAATTATGATTGTATATTAACAAACGAACCCATTATCTAAAGTTAAGGAAAAAAATTGCTAACACATGTTTAAACCTTACTATAAGAAATATAAATTAAAAACGAGAGGATGGTAAATATGTCAGTATTTGATGGAAAGAAAATCATCATCATTGGCGATAGAGACGGTATTCCAGGACCGGCTATCGAAGAATGCTTAAAAAGCACTGACTCCGAAGTGGTTTATTCTTCCACGGAGTGTTTTGTCTGAACGGCTGCAGGTGCTATGGATTTAGAAAA
It encodes the following:
- a CDS encoding GrdX family protein, which codes for MNYLLVTNNPLVKSMYQNRKFLLYLDGSYLEVLYYARDQIHKGHELLSHPLSGSIKPNETPYKSLLISRKAKSLNYQSVTMIEDSIETTKKFFSIQDRTQGLRQDLLSDFQEIDYHLIKGALESAK
- a CDS encoding DUF2225 domain-containing protein, producing MDMRLYDKDVDCPVCKNSFTTKKTRNRRLKVIKRHEDFFVEYEGISPIHYHVWVCPECGYSATESEFDNITKQEIPIIQQGISSKWIKRSYGGIRSLEDVESAYKLALATAALLQKSQGYIGGLCLKLAWTYREMGSDKETVFMENALKAYSKAYENEPLPIETIEEVPMIYLIGELNRKLGNYQQAINWFGKVVDHKEIKYHRNIKLKAREQWRLAKEAYNQKRKASQECP
- the trxA gene encoding thioredoxin TrxA gives rise to the protein MLAVDKSNFEEEVLQEEKTVLVDFWSEGCEPCKALMPDIEALEEVYGDQVKFVKLDTTKARRLAIKQKVLGLPTIAIYENGEKKEEVTKDEASKENVEAMIKKFV
- a CDS encoding MBL fold metallo-hydrolase encodes the protein MNTPENQSTFNITHIYHSGVMIETEEKLLIFDYFHENGAFDEKEFLKLLRHHGHKDFYYFATHGHPDHFTQKILTQDFQSSQGMTRYVFSDDLKTYHQAHSNITLCRSYQDFVIDGLRVKTFGSTDQGVSYLIEIPPENKLIFHSGDLNWWHWKNFSEEEKLQEKKDFLAEINKLKNHLIAKNSTLDIGFVPIDPRLEEFYALAGNAFLKEITPKIMFPLHFRKNYSITKEYKSQCNFPEIFQSIAHPLEHFILQY
- a CDS encoding Fur family transcriptional regulator encodes the protein MNKLIETLKENDCKVTLQRIAIYETLKDTKTHPNAETIYKQLSPKYPTISLATVYKSLELFVSLGLIQAINVEENSFRYDGNSKPHPHLICSNCKKVEDLDEHPFSDLGQQVEALSGYQIEKQQLNFYGYCPDCIQKS
- a CDS encoding tRNA (cytidine(34)-2'-O)-methyltransferase encodes the protein MSLNIVLLEPEIPQNTGNIARTCVVTDTTLHIIGPIKFSLEEKAVKRAGLDYWSSLKVYYYKNYQEFNQKHQDKNIFYATTKTHRLYSDVNYQSYEDLYIMFGKESKGIPEKILRESPENNITIPMMQIEKARSLNLSNACAVVIYEVLRQWNFPMMLKEDSDF
- a CDS encoding glycine/sarcosine/betaine reductase component B subunit, whose translation is MKLKLGRIFIEDVKFGDTTKVENKTLFVNKEEMLEAIGGDEHIESIDIDITHPGDEVRITPVKDVIEPRVKVEGPGGIFPGMLSKVDTVGSGTTHALKNVAVVTAGKIVGFQEGIIDMSGPGAEYSPFSQTHNVVVVANPVEGVKQYDHEEAVRTIGFKAAQYLGELAKELEADEVQEYETKPLLESVEEYPDLPKIGYVYMLQTQGLLHDTYVYGVDAKKIVPTLLYPTEIMDGAIVSGNCVSACDKNPTYVHLNNGIIEDLYEKHGKEINFVGVIITNENVYLADKERSSNWTAKLTEYLGLDGAIVSQEGFGNPDTDLIMNCKKIEEKNVKTVIVTDEYAGRDGASQSLADADPKADAVVTNGNANEVILLPPMKKIIGMTDYVDSIAGGFDGSLRADGSIEVEIQAITGATNETGFVKLTSKGN
- a CDS encoding DUF362 domain-containing protein: MNTVSLQPCDQYQYLEVKEAINKNIEDLGGLTKYVKPKEKILLKLNLLMKKNPEEGVTTHPIFVKALGDILKEYGCDIIIADSPGGPFNKTLLRGVYRVCGIEAMAEHSGFELNYNTAEITKPNPGAEILTDITAIEVLEQVDKVISVSKLKTHGMMKFTGAVKNMYGIVPGLIKAEYHFQYPELKNFSNMLVDVCNYKTPVLSFMDGIIGMEGEGPSAGDLRKVGAVIGSSSPYALDVVACQLVNIDPFTVPTILRSVERGLLDQDFAKINIQGILPENFMLEPFKTPDIVDLNFAKGRVPQFLEGPINSVLLPKPTFDHEQCISCGDCAKVCPAQVIRMKNKKPYADLRNCIRCFCCQELCPVKAVHVKHSLLKRLFFSGKKD
- the trxB gene encoding thioredoxin-disulfide reductase; translated protein: MEKIYDVIIIGAGPSGLTAGLYAARDRMSTLVLEKEKPGGQIATTDEVANYPGSIENATGPDLVARMVEQCKEFGAEIEKDTIQEVNLEDKIKVLTGDKGTYKAKSVIVATGATPRKLGAPGEVELTGKGVSYCATCDADFFSDFEVFCIGGGDSAVEEAIHLSKFARKVTIVHRREELKAAKSIQEKAFKNEKIDFIWNTQVKEIKGDGMVESIVFENLNTGEVTEHEADEEDGTFGIFIFVGYIPETDLFKGKMELSKAGYIITNDNMHTDIPGVFAAGDVREKTLRQVATAVGDGAVAAIQAEKYIEHAFEE